The Rosa chinensis cultivar Old Blush chromosome 7, RchiOBHm-V2, whole genome shotgun sequence DNA segment CATCATTCTTCAGTACCactaattgtttatatttttctcAAAACTGAAAGTGTAATTCTATTGTCTTCCTCCATCATATGTTTTCCTTTGTCGTCAATTAGTTCAATGAATGATTATAGATCAGAGCACTCACTGTAATGGTTGTAATGCTTTGAAACAGATCCACGCCTGACAGATTATGAGACATTTCTTGAAAACATACATGGCTTAAAAGCGGGGAAGGCTGTTGAGGTTCCAATATATGATTTCAAATCTAGCTCTCGCATAGGCTACAGGTAGTGCATTTGTGCATGATGTGGAAAATCCTTTGCCATGTTAACTTCCCATCCtccttaaattcaatttctactGTTGACTTGCTTATGTTATTGTTGATGTGATACGAAATTTAACTGACTCCTAGATGAGGCTCATCATGTCTAGACTTCTTCTTTTTGTGCCTTGTGAATAATTTTAGTTGCTCGTGTGTCTTCTGATATTGCTGTACTGTATATTCTTGGTCATTCGCATGCTTCTAACAGGACAGTGGAGGTCCCTAGCTCCCGAATTGTAATAATTGAGGGCATATATGCCTTAAATGAGAAATTGCGGCCTTTGCTGGATCTTCGTGTGTCTATAACTGGTGGAGTTCACTTTGACCTTGTCAAACGGGTTTTACGAGACATCCAACGTGCAGGCCAAGAGCCTGAAGAAATTATTCATCAAATCTCTGAAACGGTTACCCCTCTATCCTGTGCTacaatttctttttgtttctgttcTGTAACATGTAATGATTGGCAAACAAAGGGTTTCTGGTGCTTGACATCTATATTTTTGATACAGGTGTATCCTATGTACAAGGCCTTTATTGAGCCAGATCTCCAGACAGCACATATTAAAATTACCAATAAATTTAATCCCTTCACTGGTTTTCAGAATCCGACTTATATATTAAAGGTTTgccataaattttttttgtttaggtcTTTCATTTTGCTCAGTTTGTATGCTTCAGGTAACACCTATTTATGCAAGCTATTTCTCTGTTCATTTTTCCTTATTACAGTCAAATAGGGCAGTGACAGTGGATCAAATCAAGGCTGTTGTTTTTGAAGAGCACAAAGAAACCAGAGAAGAAACTTATGACATATATCTTTTACCACCAGGTGAAGATCCTGAAGCATGTCAATCGTATCTAAGGATGAGGAACAGGGATGGCAAATACAATCTCATGTTTGAGGTTGGACATTTTTTAAACTAAAGATCCTTAAATTAATGTGTATTTGAGTTAATTCTACCAGCGTCCTAGGGTGTTTTCAGTAATTGATCAATACTaaataaatcaatcaatttaTAAGGTTTATTTCAAATTTTCCTCACTATGAGAGGTGTCTCACACCTCATACTAATGTGCTCCTGTTCTAATGGACAGAGTTGTAATTATCATCATTATCTTACTTGATGCCCTAAGTGTTTGACTCTTCTTTGTCAGCCACCACTATGCATTACTAACTGCTGTAGATCCAAAAGAGAGCTGCAGTTCATGAGTgcttttttacaatttttttcttgTGTACTTTACGTTAATGAACTATATGAAGTTAGCAATGCCTTGAAAACATCAGATATTCCTAACCTATAACTACTTGATTTGTTTAGTTCTACTCACTGGGTTTCAGTTCCTTATATTTATTGCTATAAGTTCTGTATACTAGTGGAGTTGAAAATTGTGGTAGTGAGGCTTAACCTATACGTCCTGAAATATACCGTCAGTCCTTAGTCGATTAAAGTGACAGTTTAAATGTGCCTATCCATTTCAAATTGGCAACTTGGTATTTTATTTAATGAAAGGAACTTTGGGTACATAGACACTACGGGAGAGGGATATACTCCTTGATTtttgtaattgccgaaattgTACGACGAACCTTTTTGTTCTTAGAAATACGCTTTGCTCCGCACTTGGATAATCAACTTTTTTTTAAGGCAAAGATTTGAAGATCGTGACTTAGGGAGTTTGATGGGAGCACTTTCTTACATGTCTGGAAAGTCATTAACAGCTTACATGGTTGTTTTTTCAGTTACATGGGGGTGCAGGTGAATATTTCCATAATTAGTGTTTAGGATTCTGATGATATGTGCTTGGTCCCAGATTAGACTTAGATATTAATCATATTATAGATAGTACCCAGAGAAGGATTTCTGACTAGTTTTACCTCTCTTTCAGGAGTGGGTTTCGGATAGTCCCTTCATAATATCACCAAGAATAACTTTTGTAGTTAGTGTGCGCCTTCTTGGAGGTCTCATGGCTCTGGGGTATACAATTGCAGCCATCCTAAAAAGAAGCAGTCATATTTTCAGTGATGATAGGGTCTGCGTGAAAACTGATTGGCTGGAGCAGCTTAATCGTCAATATGTTCAGGTATCATGACATGTTGTCCATTCAGTTGTTGAGATTGTTTTGGAATtcgtgggatttttttttttcatttataataTGTGATGTTTTGAAGTAGTCTGAGATGATCTTTGGTCTTCTGTAAAGGATGCAAGCATATATAATTGCTCACTTCAAGTTGGAAACACCAGTTCTAAGATTAACTGATtttcattttttcctttttctcctgaatttttttttcttcgaaaTACCTATATTACGATTTACTGATATTGTGTACATTTcataccaaaaaaagaagaagaagattgtatacatttgagttttagggtagTTATCACATTGGCTGTGCAGCTCAGCCCAATGATAGGGtagtaattttagttctatggTCAGCTGTAAAATATTCTACAtcatcaagaaaaagaaaacgaaaGACTACAAGTGTTTCATTTTCTGGGAGAATTTTGCAATGCTTAGTACTAATTCATTGAACTGGGTATGAAGGTACAAGGAAAGGATCGTCTATATGTTAAATATATCGCGGAGCAGCTGGGCCTGGAAGGTTCATATGTTCCCCGTACTTACATTGAACAAATTCAGCTGGAGAAACTTGTAAATGATGTTATGGTATGACTCTTTCAATTGATCATGCATTCTCCTACTCGTGGATGGTTCTAATGTGATCATTATTCAGGCCTTACCAGATGATTTGAAGACAAAGCTCAGCATAGATGATGATTTTGTTTCAAGCCCTAAAGAAGCCCTTTCCCGAGCCTCAGCAGATAGGAGAAGCAAGTATCTCAACCGGTACTTTTCATTAACAGCTATTTGCTCAGAATAGAAAGGAATTTAAAGTAAAAGGGAAGGAAGGGAAATGAGGtaaaaatgaaaaaccaaaCTTACATAAAGAAAAGGAAGCCACACTGAATTAAACGGCTTTTTTTAAGTTGTCCTAATCAATAAATTATCATCCAGCTGATCATGGTTTGTTATGTACTGATTGGTTCATTTAACTGAACATTCTCTACACTGGGCAGCGATATGTCACGCTCTTTCTCAAATCACAGGGACAAGACTCTTTCCAAGTTAACAAGGCTTTCTGTTAACAATAGAATGTTTGATGGGAGAGCCCTGGAATCACCTGCTACAATTTCAAACCAGGTGTGTCAACTCTTCCTTGTGAATGGCTGTGATATGTGTAGAAATTCCATGTTAATATGGAATTGTTTGTCACCAAAAACTCCTGTCCTGTATTATTTTAGGGAGTTATCACCCAGCTTTCAGAACAGATATCTACGCTGAATGAGAGGATGGATGAGTTTACGTCTCGTGTTGAAGAGCTCAACTCCAAGGTCTTGGTCAGAAAAACTTCAGCTAGCCAGCAGAACTTGGCTTTGCAGGGTGAAGCGTGCAATGGACCTGCACCTACTTCACTTTTTGTTACTGGATTAAGCAACGGTGCGTTGACAGGATCCCTACTGCCAAGTTCTGCATCTTCTTCACAATTAGCCAAGGAATCTCCATTGATGGAAGAGGTATTTTCTGATGAATGACACACTCATAAAACTGGAGTAACAACTCTGCTGGACTGAAGCTACAATTTCCATACCAAAATACTGCATTTCATTGCGAAATACGTCCTGTCTGTGATTTTATCATATAAAACTGTCTGTCAGAGGTGGTTTGATCTgttcttttctctaattttctGACAGATACAAGCAATCACACGAAGCCAACGCCAGATCATGCACCAAATAGACAATTTGAGCAACCTTCTACGGGAGTACTCAGCCGAGAGACTTCGCCTAGGAAGAGCAGATAGTACTGGCCGAGTGAATGATATCAACTCCATTGGTCCAATTATACTTGCTTTGGCAATTGGTGGTGTAGGTGTCTTGTTCTTCAGGAGTTTGACCTCCCAAAAATAATGTATTGCCAAGCAGCTAACTTACAGCATAAAATCTGATACCAAAAGAATACATGACGGAAGAGCCAGGAGTTCTGCTTTTCAACAAGGGTGTAGCCCGCTTATGTGTCGAAGGGAGGCAAATATAGAGTTCTCTCATATTGTAAATGGTATAACTTGGGTAGCAGGTTCTGTTATCACTGTTTTACTCGCATTGTTTTGAATGCTTACAAGCATACAAGTGCAAGAGTTGTAGTTAAGCCAGTCAATCCGATCCATCTGCTTTTACTTGACAGATTCTTACACGGTGATTCTTAGTTTCATTTGGCAGTGCAAGTAACATATAAATCAATTCGTAGGTGTTCCTAGTACCGTATTTATAATGTTCAAAACCATATCTATGATGAAGcattaccaaaagaaaaaggctTCCACAAAGAAAATTAAGTAGTAAAACAAGGATCTCATATTCCATCGAGAAAAGCAAATCTGCTGATGTTCTACTCCAATAGGTACACAAACAAACACATTGTGTCTTAACATTTGCTGAAACAAACTACATAGCCCAGCACTCGAGGCACCAAAAAGGAAAAACCTCATACAAGATAGTCAGTAGTACAGGGACAAGTAAATTTTTCCAGCCTTCAGAAAAGAGTGGAGGAAAAAAGCTCAGAAACTTCTCCTGCAACCTGATCATAATCTGCCTTTAGTTTCTCTTGTTCTTCTTGTGCCAACTCACCCTTGGTCGGCTTGGTTATCACCAGAACGCAGCATGTTGGCCTCTTGGTTGCCCCCGCATTTGCAAGATCCTGAAGTAcacattaattttattaaaataCTGCTTTTCTAATACTGAATGAAGAAAACTTCCAAAATTATGAGGAATTCAACAGATAAGTTCAATAAAATATGGTATTATGTTTGATTAATTAGTTGTTGATTTCTGTTTCCAACATgtacatacaaatatatgtattgcacttttttttttaaaccgaaAACTTACTTCTTTGGAGGACACATAAACATATGGAATTTCAGCCTCTTCACATAAGATTGGAACATGAGTGATCACATCGATAGGAGAAATGTTCCCAGCTATAACACATAATCTGCACTCACAATGAAAAAGTATACACGATCATTAAAAGTTCATCAAAAAGCCACAAAAGTAACTCCACTGCAGAACAATCTACACACGAAGCCGCTTCCATGAACTAGAGTTAAATTAAGTTCTTCTCGGCATAGGTGACTCGACTTCAAAAGGGCTTCCCTTGGAACCCGAAATATCATTTTCttatacattatttatcaacttaGAAATTCCGATTAATCTAAAAATGAACAAGCTGCATATATGACTGTGTCTCAGTGATTCTACTATCAAAGTTGGGCTCTTTCCTTTCTATTGAATCTTTTAAGGTCGCAAATGAATTTTCCCTTCCAAAATAtcgaaaagaaataaagaacaGAGTACAAAACTGACCCCTTTTGACCTCGCCTTATGCTTTTAACTACCTCCTTCACTCCTCTCTTCAAGCATTTGTGTTCAGCAGCTACAAGACACAGCATATACACATCaaaatcaaattcccccacattATTCCTAAAATCAGTGTATCAAATTCCCTCAAATTATTACCTCTGCGGACAAGCTTGAGAGTTCGCTTTCCGAGCTTCTTGCCGGCGAGGGGCTTCGCTATCGGAGCCAGAGCCTgtgtcttcttcctctctctctccttctggTGCGACTTCTCTACTTCGCTATCGCTCCCCATCCCTCTCTTCTTTTACTCTCTGTGGAGACTAGGGTTTTTCTCTCTCGCTCGCGCCTCACACTAAGATTTAGGTCTTTTATTGGAAGGGTTTAAGAGTTACGGGCCTCGAATGGGCTTTGACCGACACTTGTAATCAACCCAAGCTAACTAAAGGCCCAATTAACTTTAGGTGTGTCCGCCTGGCATGGCCTTTTCCATCACACATATGATGCGACAAACCTAACTAAGGGCCCCCAATAAGAGTCGGTAAAAACCAGAGGAATATAACAAAACCCTACTCTGTGTTGCTGTGTGCGTTATCGGAGAAGGAAGAATCAGAGTCCACCATGCCGACCGTCAGCGTAGGACGGGATCGTCTGTTCGCAGCCCTAGGCAAAAGTTACAGTGAGCTCTCGATTTTCTCAATCCTCGCTCTCCGATTTTGATCCATGTATTTATTAACTGCGAAAAAAATTCACTGATGCTCTTTTTTAACTGAATCTGGCAGCTAAGGAAgagctgaagaagaaggaagTGAGTGAGAAAGCTGAGAAAGAGTTTGAAGATGAGTGCTTCCGTTTCGGAATTGAGCTAGACGACGTCGTAAGCACTTGGATTTCTCTAGTTTTGTGCAGTTTCGTCTGAAAATTTTTGTGTTAAAAACTGTGCTGATTATGAATGTGTGTGTTTTAGACAACTGAGAAAGCAattataaggaaagaaaaacatctggatgaagaagaaggcgaCGAAGATGAAGAAGTTATATACAAAATTGACATTCCTGCTAATAGGTATGGGAAACTTGTTTTTTCGTATAATGTAACGGTTAATGTAAGTTTCGATGAGGTGAATTTAGATTTTGATATCAACATAACCTGTAATTATATACAAAATCGACATTCCTGCTCATAGGTATGGAGCACTTGTTTTTTCGTATAATGCATCAGTTGATATTACTTTCGATGTGTTGAATTTAGATTTTGATATCAACATAAGCTGAAAATACAGAGTAGCAGGGTGTACCTTGAGGAACATGAGTAATTGTAATGTAATATCTATATAGAGCAGTGAAAGGATTCTGATTTAATTTAAATGCAGATACGATTTGCTTTGCCTTGAAGGACTTTCTCAAGCTCTCCGTATTTTcgaaaagaaagatgaggttccTCAATATAAGTTGGCAAATGTTAGCAAGGAGTCTATGATGAAAATGCACGTGAAACCAGAGGTAGCTATGTTAGAGACTAAAAGGACTCCCTTAGGTGCTTTTTATATTTAGTGCTACAGTTGATTTTACAAAGAAATTTGTTCCACTTGCAGACATCTTTGATTCGACCTCATGTCGTTTGTGCTGTGTTAAGAGGGATGACTTTCACCGAAGCAAGCTATAACAGCTTTATTGACCTCCAAGACAAGCTCCATCAAAATATCTGCCGGTAATGTTTTCTAACTAAAATAGCCTGAAGTGCTTGTTTATGCAACTGTCCAACCCATGCATTCCTGATCTTCCGAGTCCTTATTTCTTTTCTGTGTCTTATGTATTAAAGTCCTTACATATATATACCATTTGTTTTACAGGCGACGAACCCTAGTTGCCATTGGGACTCATGACTTGGACACAATTCAAGCTCCTTTCTCATATGAGGTGGGCTTTTGTAATACTTGTTCTATTTGCTATTATATGTATTCTGCATTTTCTTATAGTATTTTGGATCATGTAAATTTATTTCAGTTGTTGAGACCCTCTGCTAAATT contains these protein-coding regions:
- the LOC112176149 gene encoding inorganic pyrophosphatase TTM1 isoform X2 gives rise to the protein MAKDTNDAESPRPRSGLLRDQVQLVKRKDCDRYEIAPIPDILSFEKGFFIVIRACQLLAQKNDGIVLVGVAGPSGAGKTVFTEKVLNFMPSIAVITMDNYNDASRIIDGNFDDPRLTDYETFLENIHGLKAGKAVEVPIYDFKSSSRIGYRTVEVPSSRIVIIEGIYALNEKLRPLLDLRVSITGGVHFDLVKRVLRDIQRAGQEPEEIIHQISETVYPMYKAFIEPDLQTAHIKITNKFNPFTGFQNPTYILKSNRAVTVDQIKAVVFEEHKETREETYDIYLLPPGEDPEACQSYLRMRNRDGKYNLMFEEWVSDSPFIISPRITFVVSVRLLGGLMALGYTIAAILKRSSHIFSDDRVCVKTDWLEQLNRQYVQVQGKDRLYVKYIAEQLGLEGSYVPRTYIEQIQLEKLVNDVMALPDDLKTKLSIDDDFVSSPKEALSRASADRRSKYLNRDKTLSKLTRLSVNNRMFDGRALESPATISNQGVITQLSEQISTLNERMDEFTSRVEELNSKVLVRKTSASQQNLALQGEACNGPAPTSLFVTGLSNGALTGSLLPSSASSSQLAKESPLMEEIQAITRSQRQIMHQIDNLSNLLREYSAERLRLGRADSTGRVNDINSIGPIILALAIGGVGVLFFRSLTSQK
- the LOC112176149 gene encoding inorganic pyrophosphatase TTM1 isoform X3, whose amino-acid sequence is MAKDTNDAESPRPRSGLLRDQVQLVKRKDCDRYEIAPIPDILSFEKGFFIVIRACQLLAQKNDGIVLVGVAGPSGAGKTVFTEKVLNFMPSIAVITMDNYNDASRIIDGNFDDPRLTDYETFLENIHGLKAGKAVEVPIYDFKSSSRIGYRTVEVPSSRIVIIEGIYALNEKLRPLLDLRVSITGGVHFDLVKRVLRDIQRAGQEPEEIIHQISETVYPMYKAFIEPDLQTAHIKITNKFNPFTGFQNPTYILKSNRAVTVDQIKAVVFEEHKETREETYDIYLLPPGEDPEACQSYLRMRNRDGKYNLMFEEWVSDSPFIISPRITFVVSVRLLGGLMALGYTIAAILKRSSHIFSDDRVCVKTDWLEQLNRQYVQVQGKDRLYVKYIAEQLGLEGSYVPRTYIEQIQLEKLVNDVMALPDDLKTKLSIDDDFVSSPKEALSRASADRRSKYLNRYFSLTAICSE
- the LOC112176149 gene encoding inorganic pyrophosphatase TTM1 isoform X1 — protein: MAKDTNDAESPRPRSGLLRDQVQLVKRKDCDRYEIAPIPDILSFEKGFFIVIRACQLLAQKNDGIVLVGVAGPSGAGKTVFTEKVLNFMPSIAVITMDNYNDASRIIDGNFDDPRLTDYETFLENIHGLKAGKAVEVPIYDFKSSSRIGYRTVEVPSSRIVIIEGIYALNEKLRPLLDLRVSITGGVHFDLVKRVLRDIQRAGQEPEEIIHQISETVYPMYKAFIEPDLQTAHIKITNKFNPFTGFQNPTYILKSNRAVTVDQIKAVVFEEHKETREETYDIYLLPPGEDPEACQSYLRMRNRDGKYNLMFEEWVSDSPFIISPRITFVVSVRLLGGLMALGYTIAAILKRSSHIFSDDRVCVKTDWLEQLNRQYVQVQGKDRLYVKYIAEQLGLEGSYVPRTYIEQIQLEKLVNDVMALPDDLKTKLSIDDDFVSSPKEALSRASADRRSKYLNRDMSRSFSNHRDKTLSKLTRLSVNNRMFDGRALESPATISNQGVITQLSEQISTLNERMDEFTSRVEELNSKVLVRKTSASQQNLALQGEACNGPAPTSLFVTGLSNGALTGSLLPSSASSSQLAKESPLMEEIQAITRSQRQIMHQIDNLSNLLREYSAERLRLGRADSTGRVNDINSIGPIILALAIGGVGVLFFRSLTSQK
- the LOC112176155 gene encoding H/ACA ribonucleoprotein complex subunit 2-like protein, with amino-acid sequence MGSDSEVEKSHQKERERKKTQALAPIAKPLAGKKLGKRTLKLVRRAAEHKCLKRGVKEVVKSIRRGQKGLCVIAGNISPIDVITHVPILCEEAEIPYVYVSSKEDLANAGATKRPTCCVLVITKPTKGELAQEEQEKLKADYDQVAGEVSELFSSTLF